The region ttgttttgttttctaaactggtgacttcaaaaaaaaaatcagtccttgGATTTTCTAAGAAGATAATTCTACTATATGACAACAATTTTGTCTCTTCATTGCTAATagttacatttaattttaatttctgcaCCAGGTGTGGCTTCCAGTGAAATGCTAAATAGAAACTGATAGTAACATGCTCAGATAATATTTCAGATGTTTTACTCATAATATGACAATTGATGTAAGTTTGCAACCATTCTTTTTAAGGTAAATTGAGCCTGTTTCCATTTAATAATTGTAATAAGTGTTTATAGAATGAATACATAACTGAATTCCTTCATACCTATTTTTTACTTTAAGttaatgtgcatatatataaaatgaggaatatatatataatctaacaTTAGTCAACTTGATGATAGAGAATATGAATTAAACTGGATTCACATTTGCGTTTCTTCTTTCAGTAAAAACACGATTTTCTTATGTCAGCTTTCTCCCAATACTTTACTGAATTAAGAACAGAGCTAAACCAGGTTGGAGTCCCATTTTAAATTCAAACAAAGCATAGACATTCAGACTTGAGAACAAAGTCAATGACATTTAATAAGATAAATTCAGTGAACATGGGTATACATCTACAAACATAAGGTTTTCTACATGGCACAACCTTATACTGCAATCCTGGTAATTTAGCTGAGTCCTTACTTGGCAACAATGTCATACAAGTGAATTTGCTGACGACTAGCAAAATTACAAAATGAACCCAAGGCCACTTAATCAAGAGtcacaacaacaaagaaacccTAGGAATGAAGGTCAAGGCAGGAGGTTGCAGCTGGCCAGATATGATACCATTTGCCTAATTTTCATGAAGGAATTTGCTCCAACAAATAAGTATCTCTTCTTAGttactagaaaagaaaacaaccgGTATTACCTAATCATCATTCTgtgaccatgaaattaaaatatttcctgaaagtatgattaaaagaaaaaaagtctttaaaaaatattaatcattCTTATAAATTCACAGTAGAATCTCTAAGTCTGAATTTAAAACACTACTCAGTATTTACTTAAGAAACACATTTAGACAACATGGCTTTTGACATATTAAAATTCTGTGGGAAAAACTAAGACATcctttaattttgctttaataTCAAACTAATAGAACAACTTAAAAATTCACTGAAAGCCTGGGTTGGTTTGATTTAAGAAGTGCTTCTAAAATTTATTCACCTAATTTCCTTTCAGGAGAAACTGTTCATCATCACAGATCTTTTCTAACTTaacttttggagaagaaaatggaaaatcaaaCCCATAGCACATGGTTATGTAAGATACTTCCTCCTCAGGATCAGGCAAAGAAGTGCTTTTGCCCTCTTCTAACTCGTTCTATTTCAATAGATGATTCAACTGGTCCTGTAGATTTGAAGACTGCTCAACACTATAAATTAGGATAGAGAAAAAAGTTTATCTACAATGGGCATCTTGTCATCATAGCAACCCCTCTATGCAATCATATTTTCTTTTGGCTTTAAATATGGGGGCTATTAATGGGGTCAGATTCGTGACTGGGTGCAGAGACAGGGGTATATTTCTCTACATTCTTTGTTTGTAACGGTTTACTATCCCTGAAGGTACAATATCATATGTTCTCCCTAGAAAAATGGAGAACtagatactgaaaaaaaaaaaaaatcaaccgatgtgaaaaaaaaaaaacaagacatttCATTGGGCAAATGATTTGCACAGAGTATTTGCACAAAACATATATGCATAGTTCTGTTGAAGCTAAATCAAAAATTTATATTGGTCCACTGGCGGGGGGACCAGACATGTTCAAAATATGAAGAGAAGATCTGTAAAGccaattattatataaaaatattgcaaGGGACTGATTTATTCCACTTAaaaaaagtacacacacacaaacatacaagtCTGTTCAATGACTGCAGCACATTTACtctatttaacaaatattacCAGTGTAAAGAGTTGTCTACTCCTTAAGGTTGGTTCTCTACACCCTATAACTTTTAGAAAGCCTATGCTAGAAGTGAATTGACTTACTGCATGCCTTtgaaatattctttatattttcagtgAGCTATCCTAGAACCTAAATCAATTTAAGGGTCTATGTCAACCAGAGTTTTATACTCATCCTAGGCCCAGCAGTGTAATTCCCCCCAGCTTGCTACAGTTAGTTGGCCCCCTACTCCTCTACCTTTGGGGTTACTTACTTCTTCTGAATAGCTTCTTGCctaaatcagaaaaggaaagaggaaaataaacataagaaaatgTAGCAACCTAGAAGAAGTTATCTATGATCAGATATATACATAGGAAGGACATATTTCCAGCTtgtcacattttctatttctgtccATCCTATCCTAAGATTGTGCTATTGAATccctctttactatctgagcacAGAGTTGCTGAAAAGATGGATTTTATACCTAAAGATGTAATAATACTCTATCAGATTGAGGGATGTGGTCCAACCGACTATAAGGATGACTCAACTTCAGTTTGGGTACGCGGAGCTGAAGGGTCACATACCTGATAGGTACATACCCCCAAAATGAATGTTTTAGCTATTTAAATATCAAGAGTTAAATTCCCAGTCAGATATTTCCAATAGGTACATAAGTGTAATATCAActgcataaaataaaaagcaaaatgaagtaaGATGAAAAGTTAATTAAATTGTAATTTTGTCCAAAACTATAATGGAGAAGGGAGTCTCTATATTTCAGAATCTGCTGGATGATTTATAGGTAGTTAGGGCTcatgccaatccactccagcattcttgcctggagaatcccatggacagaggagcctggagggctacagtccatagcattgcaaagagtcagacacgactgaggtgacacaattgaagtgacttagcacgcacatgggAATGTAAGATAAAGGTCAATGATGCACTCCATTCCCCAGGGAAGGTACAGCCACTCTGGGAAAGCCCTCAGGCACTGACAGTTGACAAATACCACTTAAGTGTCCACCAAGTGGCAAGGGCTATGCATGTGTGTGGTCCTGGATGGGTCCTGGCCTTATGTGGTTTGCAGTCTCTCCTTCTAAGAAGCCCTCAAAATATAAGCGAGGTTCACAAAGGTGATTCCCACTCTGATCGCACCCTGTACACCAACTTCTTCTGCAGTGTCAGGCATCTATTCCAGAGGGAACATATCCTTGACTAACCCCCTCCCgaccccactcccaccaccctcctGACACTTTACTCCTGGTTCCCGCCTTCGGGAAAATAAGCAAAAGCACAAAGGTCACAAGAGTAAGCCTGCAGAGAGTGACTGTGTAGCAAGTACAGCAGGCACTGGAGAGTGCATACTCACTGGTACTGAAGATGAGTTGTTATTATTGCCATTTTTCTTAAACTCtgcattaaaaagagagagagagaaatagagcaTTCCACTTCCCTGAAGCCACACAAACTGCACATAAAACTCAAATCGTAACAGAAATTGTTTCTTACATCTTCTGAGTGTAAAATGGCATCTTCCTGGAGTACCATGTTTCGAGCTGCCTGACCTAGCAGctggaagacaaaaataaaatggtaaaaatcaAAATTTCCAAACTTCCTGTAATCTTCTCTCTGCAGCTGTTCTCCCAgggccctctctcctccccctacTCTGCCACCACATACAAATACAAACCCTCCAAATGTAAAGGAGGAAAATTTCCCATTTGTTCATGTTGAAAATCCATTTCATTGTCACTATGGCAGTGCTTGCATGGGCTCGACATCTGTTCCAAAGGCCATTGCCTGAGAAATCAAGTCCCCCAGAATGCTAAGCTTATTCATCAAGTGAGGAGAGGAAAAGTCTGCGAAAACAAACTTTGGCTCCACAAGCCCAGTGAGAACCTAACTTCTGATTCTCTAAGGCAAATTTGAGATTTGGAGTTGTTTGTAGGGAGGGAGAGGGCAAGAGTTAGGATAGGGTTTTAAAGGACAAAGGGATGTAGCTGTTTAGAAATGGAATGAGAAACATAGATatagagggtggggaggggcggagGGTGCTCAGGAAAGACCTGGAAAGAAGTTTGGGATTCAAACTTGGAAAGCACCATGTGAAGAGTGGTCAGATGGAGctggggaagagaaaagaaaggaggaagggggcaggggaTTTTGATGAATTCACTGATAGCTGCGCCCTGCGgcggagaaagagaaagagagagaggctgaGTGAGCTCTGTTTCAGCTGGGTGGCCTGTGGTCAGCAGATCTGACTCTGCgctgaacagcaagaagagatgaacAGAGGTGTTCCACTTCCTGAGGCACCCTGTTACTGGCAGACATGAAGACCAGCCATGAAAGGGAGCTCCTGTTATGTGTGTCTACCAATCTTCCCTGTTCCCCTGGGTCAGATGACTTCAGATTAACAAGAAACCAGCACTGATCCAGCCTCCCGACTTCTTTCCCTAttgcaactttttctttttaacttcaaaAGTTAGTAACATTTTACGTGCTTCTAAaggcaaaacaataaaataagacCTTCTATCTAGCCTCTTCCTCTCCTGGTATGTCTCCTCtatgcatacatatttttaagttaGTTTTTGGTTTATCTTTCCATTGTTCCTTTATAAAACAATGGACATGTGTGTATATTTTGCCCATCTTCCATAAAATGCACCCTACCATATGCACTCTTCCACATCATGCCATGTTCCCTAGATAATATATACTGAGATAGACCTAcagcaataaatatttaatctCCACCTGTTCTTTTTGGGCTGCCGAGCACTCCACTGTACAGATGTCTCATAAGATTATTTAACCAGTCTTCTACTAAAGACTTTGGGGCTGTTCCCAGTCTTTTGCTATTTTAAGTAGTGCTAAAAAAAATACCTTACAtatctttttgtatctttttgccGGCATCTCTGGATAGACTCAGAATCTTGATTGTGATTGCTGGATCAGAGGGTTTTAATTTTGCTACATATTGCCAAATCACCCTCCCTGTTAAGattataccattttgcattcccaccaagtagGAGAGTTCCTATTTCCTCCCTGTGGCCACTTTTAAATGGCAAACTCCAAACTCCTACAGACGAGGGATGGTGACCAACAAATTGAAGATTCTAATAGTATcttcctcattcattcaacaaatatttattaagtacttataAGCCAGTAAGAGACATAGCCCCTGTGCTTTCAGGGCTCACAGACTGGGATTAGAGAAGACAAAGGTCCTATGATACCTTGTGGTAGGTGCTGAGGGGATGCATTAGATACCAGGGGAGCTTGGGGGCAGTGGTGACTAACCCACTACAGGGCAGGcactcagggaaggcttcctaaacaaagtgactttttaaaaaattcctgatttcattatttatgtattgttcttggctgtgctggatcttcgttgctacacgtgactttctctagttgcagtgagcgagggctactctctagttgcggtgtgtgggcttctcactgtggtggcttctcctgttgcagagcacaggctctaggcgtgcaGTCTTCAGTAGCTGCATCTCCCAGGCTCTagctcaggctcaatagttgtagccacaggcttagttgctccgtggcatgtgggatcttcctgggtgagagatcaaacccatgtctcctgcattggcaggtggattctttactactgagccaccagggaagcccaaagaagtgACTTCTAAGTTGAGACCTAAAGGCTGGTGCTTGGAATTCAGAAGTATAATGCTACAAAAAAGTGGCATGATTAGATTGACTGTTTTAGCATGTGGTGAGCAAGATGGATTAGATGGGGCAGTGCGGGGGATGGAGGGAGCAGGCCTGAAGGCAGAGATTGGTTAGGAGAATATAGCAGTATTCTAGGAACGTAATGAGAGTGACCTGAACCACAGAACTGACAGTTTAAAAAGGCAGGGTGAGGGGCTTGAGAGTTATTCAGAAGATAGACCTGATGGGACTTGTGATGGCCTGGAATGCCGGGGCTGTTGGCATGCAGGACCAGGGCCTTTTCTATGATGGCAGACATAATCATTGACATTGATGTATTTATTTGCTTACATAAACCAGCCACGCACATAACATATTACCTAAGATCTCCAGTTTCGGTTTCTTTAAAGTGGAACAACATCTGAAACTCACCTGTAAGACAATCTGAGTATAGAATCTTTGTACATGTCTATGAACTTTTCCCCAGGCTTGCTCATACTTATTGCAACACCAGTTTGTCTTATATTCACACAAAACAGCTTTGTTGAGACTGATGAAGAGGGAAGCAATGCTCTGTGGGCTAAGAAGGACTGAAAATCAGTAATACTCCCATAACCTCAGGGCCTAgtaaagaaaatggcaaaaatatGCATAAGTAACtatgttggtggtttagtcactaagttgtatctgactcttgcaagtCCATgcacggtagcctaccaggctcctctgtccatcggatttcccaggcaagaatgctggagtgggttgccattt is a window of Capra hircus breed San Clemente chromosome 26, ASM170441v1, whole genome shotgun sequence DNA encoding:
- the BORCS7 gene encoding UPF0693 protein C10orf32 homolog isoform X2 — translated: MATGTPDSQARFGQSVKGLLTEKVNTCGTDVIALTKQVLKGSRSSELLGQAARNMVLQEDAILHSEDSLRKMAIITTHLQYQQEAIQKNN
- the BORCS7 gene encoding UPF0693 protein C10orf32 homolog isoform X1 — translated: MATGTPDSQARFGQSVKGLLTEKVNTCGTDVIALTKQVLKGSRSSELLGQAARNMVLQEDAILHSEDSLRKMAIITTHLQYQQEAIQKNVEQSSNLQDQLNHLLK